The following proteins are co-located in the Hyalangium minutum genome:
- a CDS encoding HPP family protein: MQQHGTSEEAAVPGTVTVLPTDTLLCALRVMERHQVRLLPVVEEKGTLLGLISEARILEAWEVDPLLRVSEVMEECGPPVDWGRQAYGH, from the coding sequence ATGCAGCAGCATGGAACGAGCGAGGAAGCGGCAGTACCGGGGACTGTCACCGTTTTGCCCACAGATACCCTGCTGTGTGCCCTAAGGGTGATGGAACGTCACCAAGTGCGCCTTCTTCCGGTCGTGGAGGAGAAGGGAACGCTCCTCGGGCTGATCAGCGAGGCACGGATTCTCGAAGCTTGGGAAGTGGACCCACTCCTCCGGGTTTCCGAGGTGATGGAGGAGTGTGGCCCTCCTGTGGACTGGGGGCGCCAGGCCTACGGCCACTGA